A region of Onychomys torridus chromosome 10, mOncTor1.1, whole genome shotgun sequence DNA encodes the following proteins:
- the Mdh1 gene encoding malate dehydrogenase, cytoplasmic, whose product MSEPIRVLVTGAAGQIAYSLLYSIGNGSVFGKDQPIILVLLDITPMMAVLDGVLMELQDCALPLLKDIIATDKEEVAFRDLDVAVLVGSMPRREGMERKDLLKANVKIFKAQGNALEKYAKKSVKVIVVGNPANTNCLTASKAAPSIPKENFSCLTRLDHNRAKSQIALKLGVTADDVKNVIIWGNHSSTQYPDVNHAKVKLQGKEVGVYEALKDDSWLKGEFITTVQQRGAAVIKARKLSSAMSAAKAISDHIRDIWFGTPEGEFVSMGVISDGNSYGVPDDLLYSFPVVIKNKSWKFVEGLPINDFSREKMDLTAKELAEEKETAFEFLASA is encoded by the exons ATG TCTGAACCAATCAGAGTCCTTGTCACTGGGGCAGCTGGTCAGATTGCATATTCACTGTTGTACAGTATTGGAAATGGATCTGTCTTTGGTAAAGACCAG CCCATCATTCTTGTGCTGCTGGATATCACCCCCATGATGGCTGTTCTGGATGGGGTCCTGATGGAACTGCAAGACTGTGCTCTTCCCCTTCTGAAAG ATATCATTGCAACAGACAAAGAGGAGGTTGCCTTCAGAGACCTGGATGTGGCCGTCCTTGTGGGCTCCATGCCAAGAAGAGAAGGCATGGAGAGAAAAGACCTCCTGAAAGCCAATGTGAAAATCTTCAAAGCCCAGGGCAATGCCTTGGAGAAGTATGCCAAGAAATCAGTTAAG GTCATTGTCGTGGGGAACCCGGCCAACACAAACTGCCTGACGGCCTCCAAGGCCGCCCCATCCATCCCCAAGGAGAACTTCAGTTGCCTGACTCGCTTGGACCACAACCGAGCAAAATCTCAG ATTGCTCTTAAACTCGGTGTAACTGCTGATGATGTAAAGAATGTCATTATCTGGGGAAATCACTCATCAACTCAGTATCCAGATGTCAATCATGCTAAGGTGAAGTTGCAAGGAAAAGAAGTTGGTGTGTATGAAGCCCTAAAAGATGACAGCTGGCTCAAGGGAGAGTTCATCACG ACTGTGCAACAGCGTGGCGCTGCTGTCATCAAGGCTCGGAAACTGTCCAGTGCAATGTCTGCCGCAAAAGCCATCTCTGACCACATCAGAGACATCTGGTTTGGAACCCCAGAG GGAGAGTTCGTGTCAATGGGTGTTATCTCTGATGGCAACTCCTATGGTGTTCCTGATGACCTCCTCTACTCGTTCCCTGTCGTGATCAAG AATAAGTCCTGGAAGTTTGTTGAAGGCCTCCCCATTAATGATTTCTCCCGTGAGAAGATGGACCTTACTGCAAAGGAACTGGCcgaagaaaaagaaactgcttttgaATTTCTCGCCTCTGCATGA